One Alkaliphilus sp. B6464 genomic window carries:
- a CDS encoding chemotaxis protein CheA encodes MDINQYLEIFIEESKEHLQSMNSSLLYLENHPEDTNTLNEIFRVAHTLKGMSATMGFNNIAHLTHEMENVLDYIRRGNMKVNTEITDLLFECFDRLEGYINNVEANSEEGNDSALELIDKLQISKLADINANGKDQDEKKINPNTNKTIKSAIEFNEYLSNVVSTAIKDGLNVNLIKITLDSNCMLKSARAYIIISTLEKFSDIVQSNPSIEEIEDEKFDLSFELVLITKHNEEFIRKELSSISEVESIEISPMLSESIDISPKNDVVNNTDKIQVVEENKQQENEEAKNKKSKTSKTVRVDIDRLDNLMNLVSELIIIKTRLEDAGDERGRQNTSEAIEYLERITTNLHDAVMKVRMVPIERVFNRFPRMVRDLSKDLGKDITLILSGEETEVDRTVIDEIGDPLIHLIRNSIDHGIEEIDKRLELGKQRTGTVKLSAYPDGNSVVIEVEDDGSGINIEKVKNKAIERGIITTQDTQLMDNKELIQLLFSPGFSTADKISDISGRGVGLDVVKTKIESLGGIVEADTTLGKGTKFIIRLPLTLAIIQALLVVVGSEKYAIPLNSIKEITTIEKSSIRRVQKNEVVLYRDSTLPILRLSELLNVPNTNNDIDIDSNSDNFDEDVIVVIVKKGDKDAGLIVDKLIGQQEIVIKSLGKYLSTIRSIAGATILGNGSVALIVDTNSFF; translated from the coding sequence TTAGAAAATCATCCCGAAGATACAAATACATTGAATGAGATTTTTAGAGTAGCTCATACATTAAAAGGTATGTCTGCAACTATGGGCTTCAATAATATTGCACATTTGACTCACGAGATGGAAAATGTTTTAGATTATATCCGAAGAGGAAATATGAAAGTCAACACAGAGATAACAGATCTCTTATTTGAATGTTTTGATAGATTGGAAGGTTATATAAATAATGTTGAAGCAAATAGTGAAGAAGGAAATGATTCTGCATTAGAATTGATTGACAAGTTGCAAATATCCAAACTAGCTGATATAAATGCTAATGGTAAAGACCAAGATGAAAAGAAAATAAATCCTAATACTAACAAAACAATAAAATCAGCTATTGAATTCAACGAATATCTGAGTAATGTTGTTTCTACAGCTATAAAAGATGGACTTAATGTTAATTTAATAAAAATAACATTAGATAGTAATTGTATGTTAAAGTCAGCAAGAGCTTATATAATTATAAGTACACTTGAAAAATTTTCAGATATAGTTCAATCTAATCCTAGTATAGAAGAGATTGAAGATGAAAAATTTGATCTATCTTTTGAACTAGTATTAATAACAAAACACAATGAGGAGTTTATTAGAAAGGAACTAAGCTCTATATCTGAAGTTGAATCTATAGAAATAAGTCCGATGCTATCAGAAAGTATTGATATATCTCCAAAAAATGATGTTGTTAATAATACTGACAAGATACAAGTAGTAGAGGAAAACAAGCAGCAAGAAAATGAAGAAGCGAAAAATAAAAAGTCAAAAACAAGTAAAACTGTAAGGGTTGATATAGATCGTTTAGATAACTTAATGAACTTAGTTAGTGAGCTTATTATAATAAAGACCCGATTAGAAGATGCTGGAGATGAAAGAGGTAGACAAAATACGAGTGAAGCTATTGAATACCTAGAAAGGATAACAACAAATTTACATGATGCAGTAATGAAAGTAAGAATGGTTCCAATTGAAAGAGTATTTAATCGTTTCCCTCGAATGGTAAGAGATTTATCTAAGGATTTAGGAAAGGATATAACGCTGATTTTATCGGGAGAAGAAACTGAGGTAGATCGTACTGTAATTGACGAAATAGGGGATCCTCTTATTCATTTAATACGTAACTCCATTGATCATGGTATTGAAGAGATCGATAAAAGACTAGAGTTAGGAAAACAAAGAACTGGAACCGTTAAACTTTCCGCATATCCTGATGGTAACAGTGTAGTAATTGAAGTAGAAGATGATGGTAGCGGAATAAATATTGAGAAAGTAAAAAATAAAGCAATTGAGAGAGGAATAATTACAACTCAGGATACACAATTAATGGATAATAAAGAACTTATACAGCTATTATTTAGTCCTGGATTTAGCACGGCTGATAAAATATCGGATATTTCTGGACGTGGCGTTGGACTTGATGTAGTTAAAACGAAAATAGAGTCCTTAGGTGGAATAGTTGAAGCAGATACAACTTTAGGAAAAGGAACAAAGTTTATTATTAGACTTCCCCTTACACTTGCTATAATTCAAGCATTGTTAGTTGTAGTTGGGTCAGAAAAGTATGCTATACCTTTAAATTCAATAAAAGAAATTACAACTATAGAGAAAAGTAGTATTCGTAGAGTTCAAAAAAACGAAGTTGTTTTATATAGAGATTCGACATTACCTATATTAAGACTTTCTGAGTTACTGAATGTACCTAATACGAATAATGATATTGATATTGATAGCAATAGTGATAATTTTGATGAAGATGTAATCGTGGTTATCGTAAAAAAGGGAGATAAGGATGCAGGTCTAATTGTGGACAAACTAATAGGACAACAGGAGATTGTAATAAAATCATTAGGTAAGTATCTTTCAACAATTCGGTCAATTGCAGGCGCTACAATTTTAGGTAATGGATCAGTAGCCTTAATTGTAGATACTAATTCTTTCTTTTAA